TCGCCGTGCATGCTTCCTATGCTTCCTGTATATCTCATGTACCTTGCCGCTGAAACAGAACATGGGAAAAAAGCAAGCATCGTAAATACGATAGGTTTTGTTTGCGGGTTTACTTTTGTCTTTATGGCATTGGGAGCCACAGCAACTGCTATTGGCGCTGTTATGAATGAACACAGGATGCTTTTACAGCGGGTAAGCGGAGCAATAATTTTTATATTTGGACTCCATTTCCTTGGAATATTCAAGATCGGTTTCCTGGACGTTGAAAAAAAGATCGACATTGGCCTGCAGAAACGCGGCGGGTTTATTGGTGCTTTGCTCTTTGGGGCAGCATTCTCTCTTGGCTGGTCTCCATGTCTTGGTCCGTTTCTTGGTTCTGCCCTCATGCTTGCGGGAAGCGGGAAAACAGTTTTGCAGGGAGTTTTCTACCTATTTGTCTTTTCAATGGGCCTGGGAGTTCCATATATACTTGCGGCAGTCTTTTTCACAAATATTAAAGGCGTCTTCCAGTGGCTTAAGAAGCATGGCAGGCAGATCAAAATCATATCCGGGCTGATCCTTGTTTTTGCCGGACTTATGATGATATTTGACTTGTTCGGTTATTGGGCCGGCCTCTTCATGTAGGAAATACTAGTATATAATCTTTGATAATTTCAGTTTATCATAGAATTTATTGTTTAGTCCAATTTTAAGAGTTTGGTTGCGCAATTTGCAGAAAAACAGTTTATTTTTATGTTGGTAGTCGTTTTAATAGGTACTAATATATAATTTTATTCATATATTATATTCATGATATATATACTTTGCAATTTTATTTTGGTCTATGGTAAATCTGTTAAATTACCATCTGGATCAAACCCCATCTCCCTAGGACCCTCAACAATTTTAATCGTTGAGCTTGATACTATTTCTGGCATATAGTTTTCGGAGACCCAAATATGATTTAATTCCAAAGTGTTATGTATTCTCACTATTTTCACTTCTTTGATATCTGTCTTTCCGCAGGCAGAGGCAGCAGCATATATTGTATCAAAATCATTATTCATGACCATTGGTATTTTTGCCATGCAAAGAGGGGATGAGAGGCTGTTTGTATATGTCGCGGCAAGGTCGAGCTCCTGAGCGAATTTACGGCAGACGAAATCTGCAATTCCGAGCCCAGCGGCATTTCCGTGGCTCATCTTTGTAATGCGAAGGATCGCGATTTTTTTCGGATGTGGATAACCTTCCATGTGCTTTTCAGGAGCGAATAAAAATCGTCCGGTTATATTCGGGTCCATACCTGCACCGCTTATCTCTTTACCGTACTGGTCTACGACAAGAGTATCTATATCGTCGAAGGCTATCCTTGGCATTGCAGCTGAAGCTTCTTTTAGCAATTCCTGCTCGTGTGTCAGTATGTCTTTTGGCATGACCGCTTCAATGCGTTTTGTTTGATGATATGCATTGTCTATCAGTGCCACTGCGAAGAGAACTTTTGTTTTTTCGAGGAATATTCTGGCAGAACTTTGAAGTCTTTCACTCATGCCAAAAATTCCGCCGGTCTTGTGAAATGACACTGCACCGCGGTGTTTACCGAGTCCGACTATCATCATTTTACAAAGTCCGCTTTCTATGGGCCCGCGGAAGTCGGTGTGCGGTTTTACGCGTCCGCAGACAACAATATAGTCAGCACCGTATGCGTTTGCATCACAGTTTACCTCTACACCCTCTGGCGAGTGTCCCAGAACCGCAGTATCCATAGTTGCCTTTATAGGCATTTCAAGTGTTTCCTCTGTCATGCCCAGAGAGGCTAAAACCTCTATCTGTCCTTCGGAGGTGCCACCGCCGTGACTGCCCATTGCAGGAACTACAAAGGGCAATGCACCCTTAATGCGGAGCTCACGCCCAACAGCCCTGCAGGTTTCCATAAAGTTTGGAATACCACGGCTGCCGGCAGTTACCGCGATGCTTTTACCAATGAGATTAGGCAGAGGAAGTTTAGCAATTTCGTTATGTACGCACGTATCGATATCA
This sequence is a window from Synergistetes bacterium HGW-Synergistetes-1. Protein-coding genes within it:
- a CDS encoding cytochrome C biogenesis protein ResB, translated to MWTDLPLLFLEGFLAFISPCMLPMLPVYLMYLAAETEHGKKASIVNTIGFVCGFTFVFMALGATATAIGAVMNEHRMLLQRVSGAIIFIFGLHFLGIFKIGFLDVEKKIDIGLQKRGGFIGALLFGAAFSLGWSPCLGPFLGSALMLAGSGKTVLQGVFYLFVFSMGLGVPYILAAVFFTNIKGVFQWLKKHGRQIKIISGLILVFAGLMMIFDLFGYWAGLFM